A genomic segment from Panthera tigris isolate Pti1 chromosome A1, P.tigris_Pti1_mat1.1, whole genome shotgun sequence encodes:
- the FCHSD1 gene encoding F-BAR and double SH3 domains protein 1 isoform X1, whose translation MQPPPRKVKPAQEVKLRFLEQLSILQTRQQREADLLEDIRSYSKQRAAIEREYGQALQKLAGPFLKREGHRSGEMDSRPSMGRGRMVFGAWRCLLDATVAGGQARLQASDRYRDLAGGTGRSAKEQVLRKGAENLQRAQAEVLQSVRELSRSRKLYGQRERVWALAQEKAADVQARLNRSDHGLFHTRTSLQKLSTKLSAQSAQYSQQLRAARNEYLLNLVATNAHLDHYYQEELPALLKALVSELLEHLRDPLTLLSRTELEAAEMALEHARHGAQATSQVSWEQDLKLFLQEPGVFSPTPPQEFQPAGTDQVCALELEGDAGGMAGDSSLEKEVQRWTSRAARDYKIQNHGHRVLQRLEQRRQQAPEREAPGIEQRLQEVRESIRRAQVSQVKGAARLALLQGAGLDVQRWLKPAMTQAQDEVEQERRLSEARLSQRDLSPTAEDAELSDFEECEETGELFEEPVPTALATRPLPCPAHVVFGYQAGREDELTITEGEWLEVIEEGDADEWVKARNQHGEVGFVPERYLNFPDLSFPESGHDSDNPSGAEPTAFLARALYSYTGQSAEELSFPEGALIRLLPRAQDGVDDGFWRGEFGGHVGVFPSLLVEELLGPPGPHELSDPEQMLPSPSPPSFSPPVPTCALDGAPAPVLPVDQDLECPGPLDMMAPRLRPMRPPPPPPAKAPDPGHPDPLT comes from the exons ATGCAGCCGCCGCCCCGAAAA GTGAAGCCGGCTCAGGAGGTGAAGCTTCGCTTCCTGGAGCAGCTGAGCATCCTTCAGACCCGGCAGCAGAGGGAGGCAGATTTACTGGAGGACATCAG GTCCTACAGCAAGCAGAGGGCAGCCATTGAACGGGAGTATGGGCAG GCACTTCAGAAACTGGCTGGGCCATTCCTGAAGAGGGAAGGGCACCGGAGTGGGGAGATGGACAGCAG ACCTTCTATGGGGAGAGGCAGGATGGTGTTTGGTGCCTGGCGCTGCCTGCTGGATGCCACCGTGGCTGGGGGCCAAGCCCGGCTCCAGGCATCTGACCGATACCGTGACCTGGCAGGGGGCACAGGGCGGAGTGCCAAGGAGCAGGTGCTTAGGAAG GGAGCAGAGAACCTCCAGAGGGCACAAGCTGAGGTGCTGCAGTCTGTCCgggagctgagccgaagtcggaagctgtATGGGCAGCGGGAACGTGTGTGGGCCTTGGCACAGGAGAAGGCGGCTGATGTCCAGGCTAG ACTGAACCGAAGTGACCATGGGCTCTTCCACACTCGAACCAGTCTCCAGAAACTCAGCACCAAG TTGTCTGCCCAATCAGCCCAGTACTCCCAGCAGCTGAGAGCAGCCCGCAACGAGTACCTGCTTAACCTGGTGGCCACCAATGCCCACCTTGACCACTACTACCAGGAGGAATTGCCAGCCCTGCTCAAG GCCCTGGTCAGCGAGCTCTTGGAACACTTGAGGGACCCCCTGACCCTGCTAAGCCGCACTGAGCTGGAAGCTGCAGAGATGGCCCTGGAGCATGCCCGCCATGGAGCACAGGCAACCTCCCAG GTAAGCTGGGAGCAAGATTTGAAGCTTTTTCTTCAGGAGCCTGGAGTATTTTCCCCCACACCACCTCAGGAGTTTCAGCCTGCAGGGACTGATCAG GTGTGTGCCTTGGAACTGGAGGGGGACGCAGGAGGCATGGCTGGGGACAGTAGCCTGGAGAAAGAGGTTCAGCGCTGGACGAGCCGAGCTGCCCGAGACTACAAGATCCAGAACCACGGGCAtcgg GTGCTGCAGCGGCTGGAGCAGAGGCGACAGCAGGCTCCAGAGCGGGAGGCTCCAGGCATAGAACAGCGGCTGCAGGAAGTGAGGGAGAGCATCCGGCGGGCACAG GTGAGCCAGGTGAAGGGGGCTGCTCGGCTGGCCCTGCTACAAGGAGCTGGCCTAGATGTGCAGCGCTGGCTGAAACCAGCCATGACCCAGGCCCAGGATGAGGTGGAGCAGGAGCGACGGCTCAGTGAGGCCCGACTGTCCCAGAGGGACCTGTCTCCTACG GCTGAGGATGCTGAGCTCTCGGACTTTGAGGAATGTGAGGAGACCGGGGAGCTCTTTGAGGAGCCTGTCCCCACAGCCTTGGCCACtaggccccttccctgccctgcacaTGTGGTGTTTGGCTATCAG GCAGGGCGTGAGGATGAGCTGACCATCACAGAGGGCGAGTGGCTGGAGGTCATAGAAGAGGGAGATGCTGATGAATGGGTCAAG GCTCGAAACCAGCACGGCGAGGTAGGCTTTGTCCCTGAGCGGTATCTCAACTTCCCGGACCTCTCCTTCCCTGAGAGTGGCCATGACAGCGACAACCCCTCAGGGGCAGAGCCCACAG CTTTCCTGGCCCGTGCCCTATACAGCTACACGGGACAGAGTGCAGAGGAGCTGAGCTTCCCCGAGGGGGCACTTATCCGCCTGCTGCCCAGGGCCCAGGATGGAGTGGATGACGGCTTCTGGAGGGGAGAATTTGGGGGCCATGTTGGGGTCTTCCCCTCCCTGCTAGTGGAGGAGCTTCTTGGCCCCCCAGGGCCCCATGAACTCTCAGACCCTGAACAG ATGCTGCcatccccttctcctcccagctTCTCACCTCCTGTGCCCACCTGTGCCTTGGATGGAGCCCCTGCACCTGTGCTGCCTGTGG ACCAAGACCTGGAATGTCCTGGACCCCTGGACATGATGGCACCTCGACTCAGGCCG ATGCGtccaccacctcccccaccagctAAAGCCCCGGATCCTGGCCACCCAGATCCTCTCACCTGA
- the RELL2 gene encoding RELT-like protein 2, with protein MSEPQPDLEPPQHGLYMLFLLVLVFFLMGLVGFMICHVLKKKGYRCRTSRGSEPDDAQLQPPEDDDMNEDTVERIVRCIIQNEANAEALKEMLGDSEGEGTVQLSSVDATSSLQDGTPSHHHTVHLGSAAPCIHCSRNKRPPLVRQGRSKEGKSRPRPGETTVFSVGRFRVTHIEKRYGLHEHRDGSPTDRSWGSGGGQDIGGSQGSGGGHPRAGTPAIESLPPERPQPLALASPLVQNGGLRDSSLVPCTLEGNPRASAESVLGAGGKGPSPGLASREAIGQPSKLDTTDHQVSAPRGAGGV; from the exons ATGTCGGAACCACAGCCTGACCTGGAACCGCCCCAACATGGGCTGTACATGCTCTTCCTGCTTGTGCTGGTCTTCTTCCTCATGGGCCTCGTAGGCTTCATGATCTGCCACGTGCTCAAGAAGAAGGGCTACCGCTGCCGCACGTCGAGGGGCTCGGAGCCTGACGATGCCCAGCTCCAGCCCC CTGAGGACGATGACATGAATGAGGACACAGTAGAGAGGATTGTTCGCTGCATCATCCAAAATGAAG cCAATGCTGAGGCCTTGAAGGAGATGCTGGGGGACAGTGAAGGAGAAGGGACAGTGCAGCTGTCCAG CGTGGATGCTACCTCCAGCCTGCAGGACGGAACCCCCTCCCATCATCACACAGTGCATCTGGGGTCTGCTGCCCCTTGCATCCACTGTAGCCGCAACAAGAGGCCCCCACTTGTCCGTCAGGGACGCTCCAAGGAAGGAAAGAGCCGCCCCCGGCCTGGGGAGACCACTGTGTTCTCTGTGGGCAG gTTCCGGGTGACACACATAGAGAAGCGCTATGGACTACATGAGCATCGTGATGGCTCTCCCACAGACAGGAGCTGGGGGTCTGGTGGAGGGCAGGACATAGGGGGTAGTCAGGGGTCTGGGGGAGGGCATCCCAGGGCAGGGACACCTGCCATTGAGAGCCTGCCCCCTGAGAGGCCACAGCCCCTGGCCCTCGCCAGTCCCTTGGTGCAGAATGGAGGACTCAGGGACAGTAGCTTAGTCCCTTGTACACTTGAGGGCAACCCTAGAGCCTCTGCAGAGTCAGTTctaggggctggagggaagggccCAAGCCCAGGACTGGCCAGTCGAGAGGCAATTGGACAGCCAAGCAAACTGGACACCACAGATCACCAG GTGTCTGCACCACGAGGAGCAGGGGGTGTGTGA
- the FCHSD1 gene encoding F-BAR and double SH3 domains protein 1 isoform X3: protein MQPPPRKVKPAQEVKLRFLEQLSILQTRQQREADLLEDIRSYSKQRAAIEREYGQALQKLAGPFLKREGHRSGEMDSRPSMGRGRMVFGAWRCLLDATVAGGQARLQASDRYRDLAGGTGRSAKEQVLRKGAENLQRAQAEVLQSVRELSRSRKLYGQRERVWALAQEKAADVQARLNRSDHGLFHTRTSLQKLSTKLSAQSAQYSQQLRAARNEYLLNLVATNAHLDHYYQEELPALLKALVSELLEHLRDPLTLLSRTELEAAEMALEHARHGAQATSQVSWEQDLKLFLQEPGVFSPTPPQEFQPAGTDQVCALELEGDAGGMAGDSSLEKEVQRWTSRAARDYKIQNHGHRVLQRLEQRRQQAPEREAPGIEQRLQEVRESIRRAQVSQVKGAARLALLQGAGLDVQRWLKPAMTQAQDEVEQERRLSEARLSQRDLSPTAEDAELSDFEECEETGELFEEPVPTALATRPLPCPAHVVFGYQAGREDELTITEGEWLEVIEEGDADEWVKARNQHGEVGFVPERYLNFPDLSFPESGHDSDNPSGAEPTDAAIPFSSQLLTSCAHLCLGWSPCTCAACGPRPGMSWTPGHDGTSTQADASTTSPTS, encoded by the exons ATGCAGCCGCCGCCCCGAAAA GTGAAGCCGGCTCAGGAGGTGAAGCTTCGCTTCCTGGAGCAGCTGAGCATCCTTCAGACCCGGCAGCAGAGGGAGGCAGATTTACTGGAGGACATCAG GTCCTACAGCAAGCAGAGGGCAGCCATTGAACGGGAGTATGGGCAG GCACTTCAGAAACTGGCTGGGCCATTCCTGAAGAGGGAAGGGCACCGGAGTGGGGAGATGGACAGCAG ACCTTCTATGGGGAGAGGCAGGATGGTGTTTGGTGCCTGGCGCTGCCTGCTGGATGCCACCGTGGCTGGGGGCCAAGCCCGGCTCCAGGCATCTGACCGATACCGTGACCTGGCAGGGGGCACAGGGCGGAGTGCCAAGGAGCAGGTGCTTAGGAAG GGAGCAGAGAACCTCCAGAGGGCACAAGCTGAGGTGCTGCAGTCTGTCCgggagctgagccgaagtcggaagctgtATGGGCAGCGGGAACGTGTGTGGGCCTTGGCACAGGAGAAGGCGGCTGATGTCCAGGCTAG ACTGAACCGAAGTGACCATGGGCTCTTCCACACTCGAACCAGTCTCCAGAAACTCAGCACCAAG TTGTCTGCCCAATCAGCCCAGTACTCCCAGCAGCTGAGAGCAGCCCGCAACGAGTACCTGCTTAACCTGGTGGCCACCAATGCCCACCTTGACCACTACTACCAGGAGGAATTGCCAGCCCTGCTCAAG GCCCTGGTCAGCGAGCTCTTGGAACACTTGAGGGACCCCCTGACCCTGCTAAGCCGCACTGAGCTGGAAGCTGCAGAGATGGCCCTGGAGCATGCCCGCCATGGAGCACAGGCAACCTCCCAG GTAAGCTGGGAGCAAGATTTGAAGCTTTTTCTTCAGGAGCCTGGAGTATTTTCCCCCACACCACCTCAGGAGTTTCAGCCTGCAGGGACTGATCAG GTGTGTGCCTTGGAACTGGAGGGGGACGCAGGAGGCATGGCTGGGGACAGTAGCCTGGAGAAAGAGGTTCAGCGCTGGACGAGCCGAGCTGCCCGAGACTACAAGATCCAGAACCACGGGCAtcgg GTGCTGCAGCGGCTGGAGCAGAGGCGACAGCAGGCTCCAGAGCGGGAGGCTCCAGGCATAGAACAGCGGCTGCAGGAAGTGAGGGAGAGCATCCGGCGGGCACAG GTGAGCCAGGTGAAGGGGGCTGCTCGGCTGGCCCTGCTACAAGGAGCTGGCCTAGATGTGCAGCGCTGGCTGAAACCAGCCATGACCCAGGCCCAGGATGAGGTGGAGCAGGAGCGACGGCTCAGTGAGGCCCGACTGTCCCAGAGGGACCTGTCTCCTACG GCTGAGGATGCTGAGCTCTCGGACTTTGAGGAATGTGAGGAGACCGGGGAGCTCTTTGAGGAGCCTGTCCCCACAGCCTTGGCCACtaggccccttccctgccctgcacaTGTGGTGTTTGGCTATCAG GCAGGGCGTGAGGATGAGCTGACCATCACAGAGGGCGAGTGGCTGGAGGTCATAGAAGAGGGAGATGCTGATGAATGGGTCAAG GCTCGAAACCAGCACGGCGAGGTAGGCTTTGTCCCTGAGCGGTATCTCAACTTCCCGGACCTCTCCTTCCCTGAGAGTGGCCATGACAGCGACAACCCCTCAGGGGCAGAGCCCACAG ATGCTGCcatccccttctcctcccagctTCTCACCTCCTGTGCCCACCTGTGCCTTGGATGGAGCCCCTGCACCTGTGCTGCCTGTGG ACCAAGACCTGGAATGTCCTGGACCCCTGGACATGATGGCACCTCGACTCAGGCCG ATGCGtccaccacctcccccaccagctAA
- the FCHSD1 gene encoding F-BAR and double SH3 domains protein 1 isoform X2: protein MQPPPRKVKPAQEVKLRFLEQLSILQTRQQREADLLEDIRSYSKQRAAIEREYGQALQKLAGPFLKREGHRSGEMDSRMVFGAWRCLLDATVAGGQARLQASDRYRDLAGGTGRSAKEQVLRKGAENLQRAQAEVLQSVRELSRSRKLYGQRERVWALAQEKAADVQARLNRSDHGLFHTRTSLQKLSTKLSAQSAQYSQQLRAARNEYLLNLVATNAHLDHYYQEELPALLKALVSELLEHLRDPLTLLSRTELEAAEMALEHARHGAQATSQVSWEQDLKLFLQEPGVFSPTPPQEFQPAGTDQVCALELEGDAGGMAGDSSLEKEVQRWTSRAARDYKIQNHGHRVLQRLEQRRQQAPEREAPGIEQRLQEVRESIRRAQVSQVKGAARLALLQGAGLDVQRWLKPAMTQAQDEVEQERRLSEARLSQRDLSPTAEDAELSDFEECEETGELFEEPVPTALATRPLPCPAHVVFGYQAGREDELTITEGEWLEVIEEGDADEWVKARNQHGEVGFVPERYLNFPDLSFPESGHDSDNPSGAEPTAFLARALYSYTGQSAEELSFPEGALIRLLPRAQDGVDDGFWRGEFGGHVGVFPSLLVEELLGPPGPHELSDPEQMLPSPSPPSFSPPVPTCALDGAPAPVLPVDQDLECPGPLDMMAPRLRPMRPPPPPPAKAPDPGHPDPLT, encoded by the exons ATGCAGCCGCCGCCCCGAAAA GTGAAGCCGGCTCAGGAGGTGAAGCTTCGCTTCCTGGAGCAGCTGAGCATCCTTCAGACCCGGCAGCAGAGGGAGGCAGATTTACTGGAGGACATCAG GTCCTACAGCAAGCAGAGGGCAGCCATTGAACGGGAGTATGGGCAG GCACTTCAGAAACTGGCTGGGCCATTCCTGAAGAGGGAAGGGCACCGGAGTGGGGAGATGGACAGCAG GATGGTGTTTGGTGCCTGGCGCTGCCTGCTGGATGCCACCGTGGCTGGGGGCCAAGCCCGGCTCCAGGCATCTGACCGATACCGTGACCTGGCAGGGGGCACAGGGCGGAGTGCCAAGGAGCAGGTGCTTAGGAAG GGAGCAGAGAACCTCCAGAGGGCACAAGCTGAGGTGCTGCAGTCTGTCCgggagctgagccgaagtcggaagctgtATGGGCAGCGGGAACGTGTGTGGGCCTTGGCACAGGAGAAGGCGGCTGATGTCCAGGCTAG ACTGAACCGAAGTGACCATGGGCTCTTCCACACTCGAACCAGTCTCCAGAAACTCAGCACCAAG TTGTCTGCCCAATCAGCCCAGTACTCCCAGCAGCTGAGAGCAGCCCGCAACGAGTACCTGCTTAACCTGGTGGCCACCAATGCCCACCTTGACCACTACTACCAGGAGGAATTGCCAGCCCTGCTCAAG GCCCTGGTCAGCGAGCTCTTGGAACACTTGAGGGACCCCCTGACCCTGCTAAGCCGCACTGAGCTGGAAGCTGCAGAGATGGCCCTGGAGCATGCCCGCCATGGAGCACAGGCAACCTCCCAG GTAAGCTGGGAGCAAGATTTGAAGCTTTTTCTTCAGGAGCCTGGAGTATTTTCCCCCACACCACCTCAGGAGTTTCAGCCTGCAGGGACTGATCAG GTGTGTGCCTTGGAACTGGAGGGGGACGCAGGAGGCATGGCTGGGGACAGTAGCCTGGAGAAAGAGGTTCAGCGCTGGACGAGCCGAGCTGCCCGAGACTACAAGATCCAGAACCACGGGCAtcgg GTGCTGCAGCGGCTGGAGCAGAGGCGACAGCAGGCTCCAGAGCGGGAGGCTCCAGGCATAGAACAGCGGCTGCAGGAAGTGAGGGAGAGCATCCGGCGGGCACAG GTGAGCCAGGTGAAGGGGGCTGCTCGGCTGGCCCTGCTACAAGGAGCTGGCCTAGATGTGCAGCGCTGGCTGAAACCAGCCATGACCCAGGCCCAGGATGAGGTGGAGCAGGAGCGACGGCTCAGTGAGGCCCGACTGTCCCAGAGGGACCTGTCTCCTACG GCTGAGGATGCTGAGCTCTCGGACTTTGAGGAATGTGAGGAGACCGGGGAGCTCTTTGAGGAGCCTGTCCCCACAGCCTTGGCCACtaggccccttccctgccctgcacaTGTGGTGTTTGGCTATCAG GCAGGGCGTGAGGATGAGCTGACCATCACAGAGGGCGAGTGGCTGGAGGTCATAGAAGAGGGAGATGCTGATGAATGGGTCAAG GCTCGAAACCAGCACGGCGAGGTAGGCTTTGTCCCTGAGCGGTATCTCAACTTCCCGGACCTCTCCTTCCCTGAGAGTGGCCATGACAGCGACAACCCCTCAGGGGCAGAGCCCACAG CTTTCCTGGCCCGTGCCCTATACAGCTACACGGGACAGAGTGCAGAGGAGCTGAGCTTCCCCGAGGGGGCACTTATCCGCCTGCTGCCCAGGGCCCAGGATGGAGTGGATGACGGCTTCTGGAGGGGAGAATTTGGGGGCCATGTTGGGGTCTTCCCCTCCCTGCTAGTGGAGGAGCTTCTTGGCCCCCCAGGGCCCCATGAACTCTCAGACCCTGAACAG ATGCTGCcatccccttctcctcccagctTCTCACCTCCTGTGCCCACCTGTGCCTTGGATGGAGCCCCTGCACCTGTGCTGCCTGTGG ACCAAGACCTGGAATGTCCTGGACCCCTGGACATGATGGCACCTCGACTCAGGCCG ATGCGtccaccacctcccccaccagctAAAGCCCCGGATCCTGGCCACCCAGATCCTCTCACCTGA